Proteins encoded in a region of the Candidatus Zixiibacteriota bacterium genome:
- a CDS encoding DegT/DnrJ/EryC1/StrS family aminotransferase, translating to MRNGATAQSQPAFRRSTFLPFAAPSIGEAEIDAVVETLRGGWLTSGPRVREFEEAFASAVGVRHAVAVNSCTAALHLALDAVGVGPGDEVITTPMTFAASANVIVHLGAKPVFADIDPLTMNIDPPQIEWALGRCHRARAIVPVHFAGLACEMDAITGIAQRRELSVIEDAAHCFPTTYKDRLIGSIGDVTCFSFYATKTITTGEGGMATTDDPALADRMCTQRLHGMSRNAWMRYAESGTWRYDITAPGYKCNMPELAAALGLVQLSRAGELARRRRATAGRYTQAFRDTAECLETPPNAQTNDEHSWHLYVIKLRLQALTIDRDRFIEELRAANIGTSVHFIPLHLQPYYRDTFGLTPEDFPQSTEVSERIISLPIYPGMSDGDIGDVIEAVTDVCRRHRR from the coding sequence ATGCGCAACGGGGCCACGGCACAGAGTCAGCCCGCATTCAGACGGAGCACGTTTCTCCCCTTTGCGGCTCCGTCTATCGGCGAGGCCGAGATCGACGCGGTCGTCGAGACGCTGCGCGGCGGGTGGCTGACATCCGGCCCCAGAGTACGCGAGTTCGAAGAAGCGTTTGCCTCTGCAGTCGGCGTCCGGCATGCGGTCGCGGTAAACTCCTGCACCGCGGCATTGCATCTGGCGCTTGACGCCGTCGGGGTCGGGCCCGGCGATGAGGTCATCACGACACCGATGACGTTTGCTGCCAGTGCCAATGTCATCGTGCACCTGGGGGCCAAGCCGGTCTTTGCCGACATCGACCCGTTGACGATGAACATCGATCCGCCGCAGATCGAGTGGGCGCTCGGCCGGTGCCATCGCGCCCGGGCCATCGTGCCCGTGCACTTCGCCGGACTGGCCTGCGAGATGGACGCGATTACCGGCATCGCCCAACGGCGCGAGTTGTCTGTGATCGAGGATGCGGCGCACTGCTTTCCGACCACATACAAAGACCGGTTGATCGGATCAATCGGTGATGTGACGTGTTTCTCATTTTATGCTACGAAGACCATCACGACCGGCGAGGGCGGCATGGCGACGACAGACGACCCCGCGCTGGCCGACCGGATGTGCACGCAACGTCTGCACGGCATGAGCCGCAACGCGTGGATGCGTTACGCCGAGAGCGGCACCTGGCGATATGACATCACGGCGCCCGGATACAAATGTAACATGCCCGAATTGGCCGCGGCGTTGGGGCTGGTGCAGTTGTCGCGCGCCGGCGAACTCGCGCGACGGCGGCGCGCCACCGCCGGCCGATACACGCAGGCGTTCCGCGACACCGCCGAATGTCTGGAGACACCGCCCAATGCGCAAACAAACGACGAGCACTCGTGGCACTTGTATGTGATCAAGCTGCGACTGCAGGCGCTGACGATCGACCGCGACCGTTTCATCGAAGAATTGCGGGCCGCCAACATCGGCACCTCAGTGCATTTCATCCCCTTGCATTTGCAGCCGTACTACCGCGACACATTTGGACTGACGCCGGAAGACTTTCCGCAGAGCACGGAGGTTTCCGAGCGCATCATCAGTCTGCCGATCTATCCGGGCATGAGCGACGGGGACATCGGCGATGTCATTGAAGCCGTTACCGATGTCTGCCGACGCCACCGCCGCTGA